A genomic window from Salvia splendens isolate huo1 chromosome 11, SspV2, whole genome shotgun sequence includes:
- the LOC121754684 gene encoding uncharacterized protein LOC121754684, producing the protein MNGRNNRAPIPPSDDTSSPYFLHPSDNPGVILVPQLLIGSNYSTWSRSFTTALLAKNKLVFVDGSIVRPNGDDLLYQAWIRCNSMVVAWIRNSVSQQICSSVMFLDNAYDIWSDLKDRFSLGDSARFYQLRQQLMTLNQGSLDVNGYFTNLRSVWDEFKSTQPISWCNCNRCTCNSSSRWHQHQENECTMQFLIGLNPSFSQIRSNILAITPLPSLSKVFSLVIQEERQRRIDGKAISSSYSSVSTPISSEQPFANATSNFGRGFNKFLCTHCGKTNHNVDKCFFLHGFPPGYGRDKPKPTGFGQSTPYKQKSVNFVEENSDSSSWKGSQSGSQLLPANLPSLDQYQQLVNLLQSQFHTQSSLTSSDSAQTSQINSQSQTAPFSGTEATRGIMIGKGKRVGNLYILDLPQSSTSISSTSQNSTHIDVSDPTISVNSVVSLDLNKENQFFLTPQTDPQPSLI; encoded by the exons ATGAACGGACGCAATAATCGTGCTCCAATTCCTCCATCAGATGACACATCAAGCCCCTACTTCCTCCATCCGAGTGATAATCCAGGTGTGATCCTTGTTCCACAGTTATTGATTGGATCTAACTATTCCACATGGAGTCGTTCCTTCACTACAGCTCTTCTAGCCAAAAACAAATTGGTTTTCGTTGATGGATCTATAGTTCGACCAAATGGAGATGATTTACTTTATCAAGCTTGGATTAGATGCAATAGCATGGTTGTTGCTTGGATCCGCAACTCAGTTTCACAACAAATCTGCTCTAGTGTCATGTTTTTGGATAATGCATATGATATTTGGTCAGATCTGAAAGATAGGTTCTCCCTTGGAGATTCTGCTCGGTTCTATCAACTAAGGCAACAGTTGATGACTCTTAATCAAGGAAGCTTGGATGTTAATGGCTACTTTACAAATCTGAGATCAGTTTGGGATGAATTTAAGAGTACTCAGCCTATTTCCTGGTGCAATTGTAATCGGTGCACCTGTAATAGCTCAAGCAGATGGCATCAGCACCAGGAAAATGAATGCACAATGCAGTTTTTGATCGGCTTGAATCCTAGTTTCTCACAGATCAGATCCAACATTCTGGCGATTACTCCTTTGCCTTCACTCTCTAAGGTGTTCTCCTTAGTAATTCAGGAAGAGAGACAACGACGCATTGATGGAAAAGCTATATCATCATCATATTCATCAGTCTCTACTCCAATCTCAAGTGAACAACCATTTGCTAATGCTACCTCAAACTTTGGCAGAGGATTCAACAAGTTTTTATGCACTCATTGTGGTAAAACTAATCATAATGTTGATAAATGTTTCTTCCTCCATGGTTTTCCTCCAGGATATGGAAGAGACAAGCCTAAACCAACTGGATTCGGTCAATCCACTCCATATAAACAGAAATCTGTCAATTTTGTTGAAGAAAATTCAGACTCATCCAGTTGGAAGGGATCTCAATCTGGATCTCAGCTTCTTCCTGCAAATCTACCAAGTCTAGATCAATATCAGCAGCTTGTGAATCTCTTGCAAAGTCAGTTCCACACTCAATCCTCTCTCACTTCCTCTGATTCTGCTCAAACTTCACAGATAAATTCACAATCTCAGACTGCACCTTTCTCTGGTACG GAAGCTACACGGGGGATCATGATTGGGAAGGGTAAACGTGTTGGAAACCTCTACATTCTTGACTTACCTCAATCATCAACCAGTATTTCAAGTACTTCTCAGAATTCCACACATATTGATGTTTCTGATCCAACTATTTCTGTAAACTCTGTTGTTAGTTTGGAT CTAAACAAAGAAAACCAGTTTTTCCTGACTCCACAAACAGATCCTCAGCCATCTTTGATTTGA